The Pseudomonas fulva 12-X sequence GCTCGGCGCGAGCGTGGCGCAGCAGCGCCGCGTCGATGGCCTGGTAATCCTCGGCGCTGAATGCGCCGGCCTGCCAGCGATGGATCAACCCGCCATCGGCGACTGCGGCGCGCCACTGCGCCGCCAGCTCGGCGAGACGTTCAGGGCCGACCGGCTGCGGATTGGCCAGCTCCAGTAGCGCCTGCGGCGCGTGCATGGCCACCGCCTTGCGGCTCTGCACCCAGCTGTTGCCGGTGCCGCAGGCCACTTCGATCAAGGGCACGTCGCTACCTTCAAGAGCATGGGCCACCCGCGCCAGCAGCAATTGCTCGCTGGCGCTGTCGCCGTGCCAGACGGTCACCGGCCGCTCCTGGCGGGCCAGATTGGCGAGCCACCGCGCGTCGGCGGGCAGGTCTATGGCAAAGTCCGGCACCGGCGTCACCCCGACTGGCCATACCGCGCGCCAGAACGCCGCGCGGGCCGCACAGGGCGGGGCGTCGACATCGACCAGCGGGCCGACGGCCAGGTCGTCGCGCAGCACGCGTAGGCCAGCCTCGGTCGCCTCCGGGCCGATCACATGGCTCACGCCAGCGACGGCGTTGTCACCGCAGACCAGATGCCACATACCTCATCCTCCTCGTCGCGGGTTAAGGGCTGAGCTTGACCGCCAGCGCGCGCTTTTCGCCCTGTTGCCAGGTGCCGGTCAGGCTGCCGTCGGCCTGGAATTCGAGTTCGAAGCGCGCCGGCGGTTCGCCGCTTTCGTGCAGGGTGAGCGAATCCTGCTGGAATTCACCGCCCAGCTCGATGTACTTCGCGTGTTTGTCGTAGAAGTAGCTGGCGGTCAGGCTGCGGTCGCTATACAGCTGCTCGATCACCAGGGTGATCGGATAGGCGCCGAGGCTGCCCTGGTAAACGCCCTGCGCCATGCTATTGGCCGGCAGGGCGCAATCGCTGCGTTTTTCCAGCAGCAGGCAGCGGCCATAAGGGCTCATGTCGGCGCTCAGGGCCTGGTAGCTGATGCTCTCGGGAAACTCGCCAAGCTCGTCCAGCGCGCGGCTGGCGTGGTTGGCGCAGCTGCCGCCAATCACCGTCATGCTGTCTGCGCCCAGCTGTAGGCGGTCGAAGTCGAAGCTGGCCTCGCCGAGGCTCTCCAGGCATTCGCTGTACAGGGCGCGCTGGTCTTCCTGCTGCTGCTCGTCGTCACTCAGCTCGTCCGGGTCCACCGGCTGGCTGGGCGGCATGGCCTTGAGGAAGTCCTGCATGCGTTTGGCCCGTTTGCCCTGCAGCTCGGCTTGCAGACGCGCCAGCCCTTCAGGAGTGAGCAACTGTGCCAGGCCGATGGGTCGCCCGCTGGCCAGGTCGAAGTTGTAGGCAGTCGAGTTCTCGCTGCTGTAGGCGGCGGTGTACTCGCTGTCGACGTTCAGCGACATATAACCCGGGCCCTGACCGACCAGCTGATAATCGAGACTGTTCACGCCGCCGATTTCGCCCTCCTTGGGCCGCACCTTCTCGAACGGCGACTTGGCGAAGCGGCCGGGCAACGCCTGCAGTTCGCGCACATGCAGGAAGGTGTTGATGCGCGCAATGGCCGGGCTGTCGCCGACCAGTAGCGGGAAACGGTAGGTTTCCCAGTCGCTGCGCTTGTCGGTGAGATCGTCGATACGCACATCGGCCAGTGCCGGCAGGGCGATGGCGAGCAGGGGCAGTAGCAGCAGACGCACGGCAGGTCCTTATTGCAGTCACGGGAGGCCGGCAGTATCCGCCAGGCCCAGCGCGAACTCCAGACGCCGGGTCAGAGCAGTTTGCCGGGGTTCATCAGCCCGGCGGGATCCAGCGTCTGCTTGAGGCTGCGCATCAGTTCCAGCTCTAGCGGGTCCTTGTAGCGCCGCGCCGCCTCGCGCTTGGCCTGGCCGAGGCCATGCTCGGCGCTGATGCTGCCGGCGAACGCCGCGGTCACGTCGTAGATCAGGTGCATGATCGCCTCGGCCTGAGCCTTGAACGGGGCATCCTCGCTGCCCACCGGCTTGCTGATGTTGTAGTGCAGGTTGCCGTCACCAACGTGGCCGTAGCAGACGATGCGCACACCCGGAAATGCCTGCTGCAAGCGCTCGTCCGCCTGGGCGATGAAGGCGGCAATGGAGCTGACCGGCACGCTGATGTCGTGCTTGAGGCTCGGCCCCTCGTGGTTCTGCGCTTCGGAAATGCCCTCACGCAACTTCCACAACGCCGCGACCTGCGCCTCACTGCCCGCCACCACCGCATCCAGCGCTTCACCTTCCTCGAATGCTGCACCCAGGCCGCTTTCCAGCATGGCGTTGAGCGGTGCCTCGGGCAGCGTGTCGCTGAGTTCGATCAGCACGTACCAGGGATGCTCATCGGCGAAGGGATCGCTGCAACCCGGTACGTGGCGCAGCACGAACGCCACGCTCTGCCGCGACATCAGCTCGAACCCGGTCAGCCGATCGCCGCACAACGCGCGCATACGGCCGATCAGCGCCACCGCCGCCTGCGGGCTGGGCAGCGCAACCCAGGCCGTGGTGCGGCTGCGCACCGCCGGGTAGAGCTTGAGCACCGCCGCGGTGATGATGCCCAGGGTGCCTTCGCTGCCGATGAACAGATGCTTGAGGTCATAGCCGGTGTTGTCCTTGCGTAAGCCGCGCAAGCCATTCCAGAGGCGCCCGTCGGGCAGCACCACTTCGACGCCCAGGGTCAGGTCGCGCATGTTGCCGTAGCGCAATACGGCGGTGCCGCCGGCATTGGTCGCCAGGTTGCCGCCGATGGTGCAACTGCCTTCGGCGCCGAGCGACAGGGGAAACTGGCGGCCCACCGCAGCGGCGGCTTCCTGCACCTGCTGGAGCACCACGCCGGCCTCGACGGTGATGGTTTCGTTGCCCGCATCGACGTCGCGAATCCGGGTCAGGCGGGTCAGCGACAGCACCACCTGGTGCCCCGAGTCGTCGGGGATCGACCCGCCACACAGGCCGGTATTGCCGCCCTGTGGCACCAGCGCCACGCCGGCCTGGTGACAGGCGCGAACCACTGCAGCGACTTCCCCGGCGGAGGCCGGCCGCACCACCAGCGCGGCGCGGCCGCGGTAGGCGTTACGCCAGTCGCTGAGGTAGGCCTGCATGGCGGCTTCATCATTGATCAGCCCTGCGGGACCGACAATTTCGCTCAAATCTCGCAGCAGTTCGGCTGGCAGGTGGCTCATGGAATCGCGCTCCGCAATGAATCGTCAGGCTCCTGTGAACAAGCCCCTTAGTGATAACTACGCAGACATGAATACAGAGTGAGGTTCAACGCTCTGCATATGAAATATTCCCAGCAAGTTGCATCAGCAAATGGTACGGCCGCGAACAGCATAAGTCATCGTATAACGAAAATTAAATCGGCAATAATCCGCCCATTTATAAAATATAAATAGGCAACAATCCGCCGACTCAATATAAATCATTCACCCATTGATATAAGAAAGATAATGAAACATTTAATAAAGCAGTTATTAATCAAAAAGTTATGCAAATGAAACATTATGAATCGGGTTATCTAAAGATGCTTTGTTGACAGGCCGAACAGCGCAGACAATCATCCTCTTGTCGTCATACGACAACGTACGACACCAGCTAATAATAATCATAGGATCCGCTCTCGCCATGAGTAACCGCAGCAGTCCAGACCGGCACTAACGCCGCCTCGCCATCCCCAATCGCCATATGACTTACCTGCTGATTAATTATCGGGCGGGTTGGGCTTCCTATTAAGTGCGCGCTGAAAACAAGCCATCGAGTTGTTCAGGCGTGGCGTTATCGGAGAACTTCCAATGAATAAAATTCTGTCCGCGACCTTGCTGTCCGCAGCCCTGCTGACCACTTCCGCCACCAGCTTCGCCCAGGAGCCGAACTGGCCGACCCGTGCGGTGCAGGTGGTGGTGCCGGCCAACGCCGGCGGCGACACCGACTTCAACGCCCGCATGATGGCCAAGTACTTCACCCAGATCACCGGCAAGCCGATGGTGATCACCAACATGGGCGGCGGTGGCGGTACCGTAGCGGCGTCCCATGTGAAGGAATCGGCTGCCGATGGCCACACCATCCTGTTCACCCACACCGGCCAGTTGATCGTCAACGAAGTCGCCGGCCTCAGTGAAGACAGCTATGACGCCTTCGACATTTCCTGCATCGCCGGCGTCGACAAGGCATCGATCTTCGTGGCCTCCAAGCAGTCGGGCATCGACAGCGTCGAGAAGCTGATCGCCCAGGCCAAGGAAAAGCCCAAGAGCATCTCCTACGGCACCGAGATGGGTAACTTCTCTCACCTGCAGGGCCTGATGTTCGAGAAGCGCACCGGTACCGAGCTGCGCTACATCGACACCGGCACCGTGGCCGAGCGTATCGTCGCGCTGCTGGGCGGGCGCATCGACATGGGCGCGATCAGTTACGGCGCGCTGCAGGACTATATCCAGAGCGGCGCGATGAACGCCCTGGCGCAGCCCAACGAGGAGCGCAACCCGCTGGTCGGCGACATCCCCACCTTCCGCGAGAAGGACGTCGACCTGATCGTCGAGAAGCCCTACGTGGTCGCCTTTCCCAAAGGCACCGACGCCGCCATCGTCGCCAAGATGGCCGAGGTCATGAAACAGATCACCGAGATCCCCAGCTACGGCGAGGAACTGGCCAAGACCTACAAGCAGCCGGTGGCCTACTACGGCACGGACGACGCCATCGCCATGCTCAAGGAACACCGCGAGGAGTTCATGCAGTTCAAGGACGCCCTGCGGCAATCGAACTGATCCCTGCAGCCGCAAGCCCACGCTTGCGGCTTTTTCATTCCCCGATCCATAGGAGTTCGCTGTGGATGCTTTCAAGCGAAAAGAGCTGATCACCGGCGGCTTCATGCTGGCCGCCGGCATCGCTTACCTGCTAGCCACCATGAGCCTGCCGCGCAAGTCGTTCATCGACGCCGCGTTCGTGCCCTACGTACTGGCGATCTTCATGTGCGGGCTGGGCGTGCTGCAGCTGGTATTCGGCTTTCGCAACGCGCCGGCCGCAGATAGCCCGGCCGACGACAAGAAGGGCGAGGTCTCCGAGTACGGCACGGTGATCAAGACCCTGGCGCTGATCGCCGCCTACATCGCGACTCTGGAGCCCATCGGCTTTCCCATCGTCACGGCGATCTACCTGTACCTGCAGTTCATCGTGCTGACGCCCCACGGCCAGAAGATCGGCCACGTGACCTACGCAATCACGGCGATCATCTCGGCCATCGTCATCTACCTCATCTTCCGCCAGGGCTTCGATCTGATGCTGCCCTCCGGCGTGCTGAACATCTAGGAGGCGCGCCATGCTCGACTTGATGACACACGGCTTCGCCGCCGTCTTCTCGCTGCAGATCTTCATCCTCATCACCATCGGCGTGGTGGTCGGCATCATCTTCGGCGCCGTGCCGGGCCTGTCGGCGACCATGGCCGTGGCGCTGTGCCTGCCGCTGACCTTCACCATGGGCCCGGCCGCCGGCCTGTCGCTGCTGGTAGCGCTCTACGTGGGGGCGATTTCCGGCAGCCTGATCCCGTCGATCCTGCTGAAGATTCCCGGCACGCCCTCATCGATCGCCACGGTGTTCGATGGCGGGCCGATGATGGAAAAGGGCGAAGGCTTCAAGGCCCTCGGCATCGGTATCGTGTTCTCGTTCCTGGGCACCTTCTTCGGGATCGGCGCACTGATGTTCATCGCCCCGATGCTGGCCAAGGTGGCGCTCAGTTTCGGCCCGCACGAATACTTCGCCATCGCCATCTTCTCCCTGACCCTGATCGCCACGCTGTCCACCGGCTCGCTGACCAAGGGCGTGTTCTCAGGTGCCCTGGGCTTCGCCTTCTCCACCGTCGGCATCGCCCCGGTGGATGCGATCCGTCGCTTCACCTTCGACCAGTCCAACCTCAACGGCGGCTTCGCCATGCTGGCGGTGATGATCGGCATGTTCGCCGTCGCCGAGGTGATTCGCCTGGCCGAGACCGGGCGCCACGCCGGCATGACCAAGGTCAAGCCACTGGACATGTCCAAGGTGCGAGGCTTCGGCTTCTCGCTGAAGGAATTCGTCGGCCAGCTGCGCAACGCCTTCCGCTCGGCGATGATCGGCCTCGGCATCGGCGTGCTGCCGGGCGTGGGTTCGGGCACCTCGAACATCATTTCCTACATCGTGGCGAAGAAGCGCGCCAAGGACCCGGATTCCTACGGCAAGGGCAACCCTGGCGGCGTGGTGGCCAGCGAAACCTGCAACAGCGCGGCCATCGGCGGCGCCATGGTGCCGCTGCTGACCCTCGGCATTCCGGGTGACACGGTGACCGCCATGCTGCTCGGCGGCTTCCTGATCCACGGCATCCAACCCGGCCCGCTGCTGTTCATCACCCAGGGGCCGCTGGTGTACACCATCTTCGCCGCGCTGATCCTGGCCACGGTGATCATGCTGGTGCTGGAGTTTTACGGCCTGCGCATCTTCATCAAGCTGCTGTCGGTACCCAAGCACATCCTGCTGCCGATCATCCTGGTGCTCTGCGTGGTCGGGGCCTTCGGCCTCAACAGCCGCCTGTTCGATGCCTGGAGCATCCTGCTGTTCGGCATTCTCGGCTACGGCTTCATCAAGGCCGGCATGCCGGCGCCGCCGTTCATCATCGGTTTCATCCTCGGGCCGATGGCCGAGACCAACCTGCGCCG is a genomic window containing:
- a CDS encoding DUF1835 domain-containing protein: MWHLVCGDNAVAGVSHVIGPEATEAGLRVLRDDLAVGPLVDVDAPPCAARAAFWRAVWPVGVTPVPDFAIDLPADARWLANLARQERPVTVWHGDSASEQLLLARVAHALEGSDVPLIEVACGTGNSWVQSRKAVAMHAPQALLELANPQPVGPERLAELAAQWRAAVADGGLIHRWQAGAFSAEDYQAIDAALLRHARAEPQPLARVMAEVMARCDGFFATDFFLFWRARELADSGQLVLGGEPGDHGYSGLQVRRSS
- a CDS encoding FAD-binding oxidoreductase, which produces MSHLPAELLRDLSEIVGPAGLINDEAAMQAYLSDWRNAYRGRAALVVRPASAGEVAAVVRACHQAGVALVPQGGNTGLCGGSIPDDSGHQVVLSLTRLTRIRDVDAGNETITVEAGVVLQQVQEAAAAVGRQFPLSLGAEGSCTIGGNLATNAGGTAVLRYGNMRDLTLGVEVVLPDGRLWNGLRGLRKDNTGYDLKHLFIGSEGTLGIITAAVLKLYPAVRSRTTAWVALPSPQAAVALIGRMRALCGDRLTGFELMSRQSVAFVLRHVPGCSDPFADEHPWYVLIELSDTLPEAPLNAMLESGLGAAFEEGEALDAVVAGSEAQVAALWKLREGISEAQNHEGPSLKHDISVPVSSIAAFIAQADERLQQAFPGVRIVCYGHVGDGNLHYNISKPVGSEDAPFKAQAEAIMHLIYDVTAAFAGSISAEHGLGQAKREAARRYKDPLELELMRSLKQTLDPAGLMNPGKLL
- a CDS encoding tripartite tricarboxylate transporter substrate binding protein; protein product: MNKILSATLLSAALLTTSATSFAQEPNWPTRAVQVVVPANAGGDTDFNARMMAKYFTQITGKPMVITNMGGGGGTVAASHVKESAADGHTILFTHTGQLIVNEVAGLSEDSYDAFDISCIAGVDKASIFVASKQSGIDSVEKLIAQAKEKPKSISYGTEMGNFSHLQGLMFEKRTGTELRYIDTGTVAERIVALLGGRIDMGAISYGALQDYIQSGAMNALAQPNEERNPLVGDIPTFREKDVDLIVEKPYVVAFPKGTDAAIVAKMAEVMKQITEIPSYGEELAKTYKQPVAYYGTDDAIAMLKEHREEFMQFKDALRQSN
- a CDS encoding tripartite tricarboxylate transporter TctB family protein — translated: MDAFKRKELITGGFMLAAGIAYLLATMSLPRKSFIDAAFVPYVLAIFMCGLGVLQLVFGFRNAPAADSPADDKKGEVSEYGTVIKTLALIAAYIATLEPIGFPIVTAIYLYLQFIVLTPHGQKIGHVTYAITAIISAIVIYLIFRQGFDLMLPSGVLNI
- a CDS encoding tripartite tricarboxylate transporter permease, with product MLDLMTHGFAAVFSLQIFILITIGVVVGIIFGAVPGLSATMAVALCLPLTFTMGPAAGLSLLVALYVGAISGSLIPSILLKIPGTPSSIATVFDGGPMMEKGEGFKALGIGIVFSFLGTFFGIGALMFIAPMLAKVALSFGPHEYFAIAIFSLTLIATLSTGSLTKGVFSGALGFAFSTVGIAPVDAIRRFTFDQSNLNGGFAMLAVMIGMFAVAEVIRLAETGRHAGMTKVKPLDMSKVRGFGFSLKEFVGQLRNAFRSAMIGLGIGVLPGVGSGTSNIISYIVAKKRAKDPDSYGKGNPGGVVASETCNSAAIGGAMVPLLTLGIPGDTVTAMLLGGFLIHGIQPGPLLFITQGPLVYTIFAALILATVIMLVLEFYGLRIFIKLLSVPKHILLPIILVLCVVGAFGLNSRLFDAWSILLFGILGYGFIKAGMPAPPFIIGFILGPMAETNLRRGLMLSDGSFTAFLTSPISALFLGLAALSVLWHAYSLLRARKDKKPAEALSTS